In one Pogona vitticeps strain Pit_001003342236 chromosome 14, PviZW2.1, whole genome shotgun sequence genomic region, the following are encoded:
- the CCDC63 gene encoding coiled-coil domain-containing protein 63 isoform X1: MKAMRRRGSLARSECSDYTEKEKEVMAEVELRKLQQQFRIMVESRKSSGVKTQQLLFQQGKQISALKQEYDEINLLLSLTKSPRNIFIDEQNCTELKYLLQTKDEYDALIAATKALIVELDSKVMELEDKIKKQKVLVIKLRQEYDGKWLQKQIQLLDNRLNHVTVYFDTVLTTNARLREEIGNLQCQKSVFDHIYSQLHKKLEQQKKTMDVSIEQSTQAYEQRVESLARIAAMKERRCKDIAQFNIEYRELERIYNHETKLKAFMYIKLIDRSEIEEEAKKKEALKASKRAKTKGESFESYEVAYMRLLKLTENGNIDGLVEDFIEKEEKNFAFFSYVTELNNDMERLQKNIEDVQNEITQLKLEQQKSTDTIHSHMKELEEKLQKTTEDANAYEYKLKESSKILDQLKSAVDFLFKQTGCDATKIREHLGETGEITDQNLMQYFSIVEKKSNDLLLIESFLRYKEVEGELDTVPMLNPFLGGSALLKKLEPIKIAPPAISLDPFADILEPLEGPLNHENLRAMVLENLEKEKSRKSSFDRIDNSFREKKKPLTP; the protein is encoded by the exons ATGAAGGCAATG CGCCGAAGAGGGTCCCTTGCTAGGAGTGAGTGCTCTGACTACacggagaaagaaaaggaggtgaTGGCTGAAGTTGAGTTAAGGAAACTGCAGCAACAGTTTCGGATCATGGTGGAGAGCCGGAAGTCTTCTGGAGTCAAGACTCAACAGCTGTTGTTCCAGCAGGG TAAACAAATCAGTGCCTTGAAGCAAGAGTACGATGAGATAAATTTACTCCTGAGTCTCACCAAGTCACCCCGGAACATCTTCATAGATGAGCAGAACTGCACGGAGCTCAAATACCTTCTGCAGACCAAAGATGAATACGACGCTCTCATTGCCGCCACCAAGGCCTTGATTGTTGAACTTGACAGTAAG GTAATGGAACTGGAGGAtaagattaaaaagcaaaaagtgctTGTGATCAAACTGAGGCAGGAATACGACGGGAAATGGCTCCAGAAGCAGATCCAGCTGCTGGATAACCGGCTCAACCAT GTGACCGTTTATTTTGATACCGTGTTGACCACAAATGCCAGGCTTCGTGAAGAGATAGGGAACCTACAGTGCCAGAAGTCGGTCTTTGACCATATCTATTCACAGCTCCACAAGAAGCTGGAGCAACAGAAGAAGACCATGGACGTGTCCATCGAGCAGTCAACGCAAGCCTATGAGCAAAG GGTTGAATCGCTTGCGAGGATTGCTGCTATGAAGGAACGGCGCTGCAAGGACATTGCGCAGTTCAACATTGAATATCGCGAGCTGGAACGCATCTACAACCATGAGACAAAGCTGAAGGCGTTTATGTACATCAAGCTGATAGACCGTTCAGAAATCGaggaggaagcaaaaaagaaagaag CTCTCAAGGCCAGTAAGCGGGCCAAGACCAAAGGAGAAAGCTTTGAGAGCTACGAGGTGGCCTACATGCGTCTGCTGAAGCTGACAGAAAATGGCAACATTGACGGGCTGGTGGAGGACTTCAtcgagaaggaagagaagaactTTGCCTTCTTCAGCTACGTCACTGAACTCAACAATGACATGGAGCGGCTGCAGAAGAACATCGAGGATGTCCAG AATGAAATCACCCAACTGAAACTTGAACAGCAGAAGAGCACAGACACCATACACAGCCACATGAAGGAACTAGAG GAGAAACTGCAGAAAACGACAGAAGATGCCAATGCGTACGAGTACAAACTgaaggaaagcagcaaaatcctGGACCAGCTGAAATCCGCGGTGGACTTCCTGTTCAAGCAGACGGGCTGTGACGCCACCAAGATCAGAGAGCACCTGGGCGAGACCGGAGAAATCACGGATCAGAACCTGATGCAGTATTTCA GTATTGTTGAGAAGAAAAGCAACGACCTTCTGCTGATCGAATCTTTCTTACGCTACAAGGAGGTAGAGGGGGAGCTGGACACTGTCCCGATGCTGAATCCATTTTTGGGAGGCTCTGCCTTGCTGAAAAAGCTGGAACCCATTAAAATTGCTCCCCCAGCCATCAGCCTGGATCCTTTTGCGGACATTCTGGAGCCAT TGGAGGGACCTTTAAACCATGAAAATCTCCGTGCCATGGTTCTGGagaatttggaaaaagaaaaatccaggaaGAGCTCCTTCGACAGAATCGATAACAGCTTCCGGGAGAAGAAGAAACCACTGACACCATAG
- the CCDC63 gene encoding coiled-coil domain-containing protein 63 isoform X2 — protein MAEVELRKLQQQFRIMVESRKSSGVKTQQLLFQQGKQISALKQEYDEINLLLSLTKSPRNIFIDEQNCTELKYLLQTKDEYDALIAATKALIVELDSKVMELEDKIKKQKVLVIKLRQEYDGKWLQKQIQLLDNRLNHVTVYFDTVLTTNARLREEIGNLQCQKSVFDHIYSQLHKKLEQQKKTMDVSIEQSTQAYEQRVESLARIAAMKERRCKDIAQFNIEYRELERIYNHETKLKAFMYIKLIDRSEIEEEAKKKEALKASKRAKTKGESFESYEVAYMRLLKLTENGNIDGLVEDFIEKEEKNFAFFSYVTELNNDMERLQKNIEDVQNEITQLKLEQQKSTDTIHSHMKELEEKLQKTTEDANAYEYKLKESSKILDQLKSAVDFLFKQTGCDATKIREHLGETGEITDQNLMQYFSIVEKKSNDLLLIESFLRYKEVEGELDTVPMLNPFLGGSALLKKLEPIKIAPPAISLDPFADILEPLEGPLNHENLRAMVLENLEKEKSRKSSFDRIDNSFREKKKPLTP, from the exons aTGGCTGAAGTTGAGTTAAGGAAACTGCAGCAACAGTTTCGGATCATGGTGGAGAGCCGGAAGTCTTCTGGAGTCAAGACTCAACAGCTGTTGTTCCAGCAGGG TAAACAAATCAGTGCCTTGAAGCAAGAGTACGATGAGATAAATTTACTCCTGAGTCTCACCAAGTCACCCCGGAACATCTTCATAGATGAGCAGAACTGCACGGAGCTCAAATACCTTCTGCAGACCAAAGATGAATACGACGCTCTCATTGCCGCCACCAAGGCCTTGATTGTTGAACTTGACAGTAAG GTAATGGAACTGGAGGAtaagattaaaaagcaaaaagtgctTGTGATCAAACTGAGGCAGGAATACGACGGGAAATGGCTCCAGAAGCAGATCCAGCTGCTGGATAACCGGCTCAACCAT GTGACCGTTTATTTTGATACCGTGTTGACCACAAATGCCAGGCTTCGTGAAGAGATAGGGAACCTACAGTGCCAGAAGTCGGTCTTTGACCATATCTATTCACAGCTCCACAAGAAGCTGGAGCAACAGAAGAAGACCATGGACGTGTCCATCGAGCAGTCAACGCAAGCCTATGAGCAAAG GGTTGAATCGCTTGCGAGGATTGCTGCTATGAAGGAACGGCGCTGCAAGGACATTGCGCAGTTCAACATTGAATATCGCGAGCTGGAACGCATCTACAACCATGAGACAAAGCTGAAGGCGTTTATGTACATCAAGCTGATAGACCGTTCAGAAATCGaggaggaagcaaaaaagaaagaag CTCTCAAGGCCAGTAAGCGGGCCAAGACCAAAGGAGAAAGCTTTGAGAGCTACGAGGTGGCCTACATGCGTCTGCTGAAGCTGACAGAAAATGGCAACATTGACGGGCTGGTGGAGGACTTCAtcgagaaggaagagaagaactTTGCCTTCTTCAGCTACGTCACTGAACTCAACAATGACATGGAGCGGCTGCAGAAGAACATCGAGGATGTCCAG AATGAAATCACCCAACTGAAACTTGAACAGCAGAAGAGCACAGACACCATACACAGCCACATGAAGGAACTAGAG GAGAAACTGCAGAAAACGACAGAAGATGCCAATGCGTACGAGTACAAACTgaaggaaagcagcaaaatcctGGACCAGCTGAAATCCGCGGTGGACTTCCTGTTCAAGCAGACGGGCTGTGACGCCACCAAGATCAGAGAGCACCTGGGCGAGACCGGAGAAATCACGGATCAGAACCTGATGCAGTATTTCA GTATTGTTGAGAAGAAAAGCAACGACCTTCTGCTGATCGAATCTTTCTTACGCTACAAGGAGGTAGAGGGGGAGCTGGACACTGTCCCGATGCTGAATCCATTTTTGGGAGGCTCTGCCTTGCTGAAAAAGCTGGAACCCATTAAAATTGCTCCCCCAGCCATCAGCCTGGATCCTTTTGCGGACATTCTGGAGCCAT TGGAGGGACCTTTAAACCATGAAAATCTCCGTGCCATGGTTCTGGagaatttggaaaaagaaaaatccaggaaGAGCTCCTTCGACAGAATCGATAACAGCTTCCGGGAGAAGAAGAAACCACTGACACCATAG